The Elusimicrobiota bacterium region CGCGTCGGCGTTGATGAGGATGGGGATGCCGCGCCGGCGAGCTTGGCGCAGGAGCGCCGGCGACGGATAGGCCTCGCCGCAGGGCTGATGCCAGCCCGAGGTGTTGAGCTCCAAGGCCATGCCGGACTCCGCTATGGCGTCGAGCGCGGCCAGGGCGGCTTGCGGGGCCTCGACCTCCATCCGGCAGCCGAACTTCTTGGGGATGTCGAGGTGCGCCACGAAGTCGAAGGCGCGGCTGGCCGCGAGCTCAACGACAAGGCCCCAGTAGAGGTCCCATTTGACCTGGCGCTGCTCGGCCGTGAGCTTCTCCCAGGGTCTGCGGGTCTCATCCACCAGGAAGTCTCCCGCGAAATGCACGGAGCCGATGACGAAGTCGAAGTCGTGCCGGGCCAGGAGCCGGCGCGTCTCCGCCAC contains the following coding sequences:
- a CDS encoding histidinol-phosphatase HisJ family protein, with the translated sequence MDSYHNHTDFSDGKASVADMAASAAQAGLDEVGISDHLVIHPEGRTFRWAMPPRRLGEYAAEVRRAARTAQLPVRLGIEADFFPETVAETRRLLARHDFDFVIGSVHFAGDFLVDETRRPWEKLTAEQRQVKWDLYWGLVVELAASRAFDFVAHLDIPKKFGCRMEVEAPQAALAALDAIAESGMALELNTSGWHQPCGEAYPSPALLRQARRRGIPILINADAHAPADVARSFGPALLLAREAGYTQTARYAARRRSLVRL